CAAATAGAGTATTTTCCTTCTTGAATCCTACCTTTACGGTTCCTTTTTTTGTGTTGTAAGATCCGTATTCAAGGTTCACAAGATTTTTTCCCTCAGGTTTTGTAATTATGTTTATAACACCGGCAACGGCCTGAGAGCCATAAAGAGCACTTTGAGGTCCTTTTAAAATTTCTATTATTTCTACGTCGGATAGATTTAGAAGAGAGAGATCTACTGTTCCGTCAGGTGTTGACGGATCATTAACGGGGATACCGTTTATCAAAAATAGAATGTATTTTTTATCAAGGCCGTAAATGTAGATGTTGGATACCTGTCCCCAGCCGTTGTCTGAAACTGCTATGCCTTCTGCTGTTTTAAGAACATCTTCTATACTTTTCACTTTCCATTTTTCTATATCATTTTTTGTTATTACAATTACGTTGTCGCCTGTTTTCTCTTCACTGAGAGGGATTTTTGTGCTTACTACAGTAACTGATGGAATTTCCGCTTTTGATGGAATTGAAGTTACCGAAGCAACAATTATGAGACTTGTGATTTTTAGTAAATTTTTCATACAGCCTCTCCTCCTCTATATTAAAACTTGCTGTCTTTTGTTTATTTTTACAATTTTGACTGGACAGTCATAAACAGATGTAAGAAATTGCTCTGTTACACCGGTACTTGGTACTATCTTCCCTTCTTTTATTCCAACAATAGAATCAGCTGTGTTTAAGATAAAATTTAGATCGTTTGATACAATTATAACAATTTTCCTTAATCTTTTCATCTTTAAGACGAAACTTTTGAATTCTTTTAACACTACAACGTCAAGGAAAGCACTCGGTTCGTCCAGAAGGACGACTTTCGGATCGATGATTTCAAGTCTTGCAAGGAACAGTCTGACTTTTTCTCCACCGCTGAGAGTTGATAAAGATTGATGTTTTTGCTTTTTTAGATTGTATTTTTCAATTGTTCTATCTATTTTTTTTAGGGATGTTTGCGTTAGTTTGGCGGTTGTTTCCAATATTTCCTTGACTGTCAGAGATGATACCGGGAATTCTTGGGGAAGTAGGTTTATTTTTTTTATTCTTTCGCTTCCCGGTAGATTTTTGATTTCTTTTCCGTTAAGGATAATTTCTCCGCTGTATTTTAAGAATCCTGAAATTGCTTTTAGTAGTGTAGATTTACCGCTTCCATTTTTTCCAACTATGCCTGTTATTTCTCCTGCTTTTACTTTGAAAGAGATACCTTTTAAAATGTTTTTGTATTTTACATTGCTTATTTCAAGCAAGATTCTTGTTCCTCCAGAGGATGAATATGAATGCCGGAGCTCCTATTAGAGCTGTTATTGTGCCTGCCGGTATGTCGTAGCTTTCGAAGACAGTTTTTATAATTAGCTCTGCCAGGATAAGGGCACTTGCTCCGGAGAAAATGGCAAAGATTAGCAGTTCACCTGTTTTTCTGATTTTAAGTAATCTTCCCAGGTGTGGTATGACTATACCTATAAAACCGATTATTCCCGTTTGAGAAACGATTATAGCTGTGAATACGGAACTTAAAAGCAGGTATATTATTCTTTCTTTTTCGGGACTTACTCCCGATAGATAAGCAAACAGGTCTCCCAGTGATAGTGCGTCTATTCGTTCTGCGCTTTTTGAAAAAATGAACACCAGAAGGAATGGCAGCAAGAAGAGGAAAAAACTTTTTTTTAAAGATAAAACAGGAATGAATCCTAATAGAAAAAAGAGGATGGAAGGTGATTGTTGTGGGTTTTTAATGGCTGTTGTTATCACTATTAGAGATGATAAGGTTGCGT
This region of Desulfurobacterium indicum genomic DNA includes:
- a CDS encoding ABC transporter ATP-binding protein, coding for MLEISNVKYKNILKGISFKVKAGEITGIVGKNGSGKSTLLKAISGFLKYSGEIILNGKEIKNLPGSERIKKINLLPQEFPVSSLTVKEILETTAKLTQTSLKKIDRTIEKYNLKKQKHQSLSTLSGGEKVRLFLARLEIIDPKVVLLDEPSAFLDVVVLKEFKSFVLKMKRLRKIVIIVSNDLNFILNTADSIVGIKEGKIVPSTGVTEQFLTSVYDCPVKIVKINKRQQVLI
- a CDS encoding FecCD family ABC transporter permease, which codes for MSKKIKLSATLLFLSSISFLLLGFPDRNIIKIIRIPQLLTAFAAGSILSMSGVVFQNVLSNPLADPYILGVSAGSALGAVIGYTFNINPETSALIGGLLTIAALALSGKILESKLKLILFGVGVNATLSSLIVITTAIKNPQQSPSILFFLLGFIPVLSLKKSFFLFLLPFLLVFIFSKSAERIDALSLGDLFAYLSGVSPEKERIIYLLLSSVFTAIIVSQTGIIGFIGIVIPHLGRLLKIRKTGELLIFAIFSGASALILAELIIKTVFESYDIPAGTITALIGAPAFIFILWRNKNLA